A genomic stretch from Pieris napi chromosome 18, ilPieNapi1.2, whole genome shotgun sequence includes:
- the LOC125058911 gene encoding protein crumbs-like encodes MGKIKGKRRVGRRKKSWLCNVWEWTGCNCEKVAASDIGHALQETDGQPPVMERYGGTDETLVAASLKGGELLVHLRFNHTPEDYTVGGTRLDNGHLHLIQVVRNSTLVQVKLNGTEYFRKSISAAKQLDAQILYLGGPPTPIVPTESTLLPNTTQAPNPEPDDSEYFKGVIQDVQISNGLNVTIVEFFPLRVEGVSLPLPFGEVELDSSGVLEGVVSDDVCASTPCHHNATCTNTWNDYMCTCPRGYKGKQCDEVEFCQLPKP; translated from the exons atgggTAAAATCAAGGGTAAACGGcgtgttggtagaaggaagaaATCATGGCTTTGCAACGTCTGGGAGTGGACGGGTTGCAACTGCGAAAAAGTTGCTGCATCTGACATAGGTCATGCGCTTCAAGAGACTgacggccaacctccagtaatggagag ATACGGCGGTACCGATGAGACTTTGGTAGCGGCGTCTCTGAAGGGTGGTGAGTTGTTGGTACACCTGCGGTTCAACCACACACCCGAGGATTACACTGTGGGGGGTACCAGGCTTGATAACGGACACTTGCATCTGATACAG gtgGTACGAAATTCAACACTGGTACAAGTGAAGTTGAACGGCACTGAATACTTTAGGAAGTCGATATCAGCCGCTAAGCAACTTGATGCACAG ATACTATACCTTGGTGGTCCACCAACACCAATTGTGCCCACCGAATCGACTCTTCTTCCAAACACAACACAAGCGCCCAACCCCGAACCAGACGATTCCGAGTACTTCAAAGGTGTCATTCAAGACGTCCAAATATCAAATGGACTGAATGTAACCATTGTAGAATTTTTCCCTCTGCGAGTCGAGGGCGTGTCCCTCCCCCTTCCATTTGGGGAGGTGGAGCTGGACTCGAGTGGGGTTTTAGAGGGCGTAGTGTCGGATGACGTGTGCGCGTCTACGCCCTGCCATCATAACGCGACGTGTACTAATACGTGGAATGATTATAT GTGCACCTGTCCACGTGGTTACAAAGGAAAGCAATGTGATGAGGTCGAGTTCTGTCAGCTGCCGAAACCTTGA
- the LOC125058912 gene encoding uncharacterized protein LOC125058912: MPSKVGATLCRAELDESEQDSEKNTTNGKSWFSVGVSRGQAALQWRLGGLPALHWTTLRLTFVDQQIKDAFIDGEGREEVTLTDSIDVAAWQRLVTRGVITLGGIGHAKTRPHPTTTTYMTDNTTETVWEYSEGDEFDDNLNVLFYLSLNSFIHAQAEVVIEIPFGLRAD; this comes from the exons ATGCC GAGCAAAGTAGGCGCCACTTTATGCCGCGCCGAACTTGACGAGTCAGAGCAAGACTCTGAGAAGAACACGACCAATGGTAAATCCTGGTTCAGTGTGGGCGTGTCCAGAGGACAGGCAGCTTTGCAATGGCGTCTTGGGGGATTACCCGCGCTACATTGGACAACGTTAAGACTGACCTTCGTCGATCAACAGATTAAAG ATGCATTCATAGACGGCGAAGGTCGTGAAGAAGTTACCCTTACAGATAGTATTGACGTGGCAGCTTGGCAGCGATTGGTCACCCGTGGGGTTATAACCCTCGGAGGTATAGGACACGCGAAGACACGGCCACACCCCACTACTACCACTTATatg ACGGACAATACGACGGAAACAGTGTGGGAATATTCAGAAGGTGACGAGTTCGATGACAATCTTAATGTTCTGTTCTACTTAAGCCTTAATTCGTTCATTCA TGCTCAAGCGGAGGTGGTGATTGAGATACCTTTTGGACTACGGGCCGACTAG